A portion of the Calditrichota bacterium genome contains these proteins:
- a CDS encoding response regulator, producing the protein MQTRPGSRKKQIVVATVDPEIEAIFARDMADARFQVTCLRKAGDVLLRILEDKVDLLIVDLDLSGIHGIDLVPIVRRSRPRLPIVVISRDFNYQVRQMVAQEGVTYQIFKPVDMREVNEVISTARSLLA; encoded by the coding sequence ATGCAGACGAGACCAGGATCACGCAAGAAGCAAATCGTGGTGGCGACTGTTGATCCGGAAATCGAGGCGATCTTTGCGCGCGACATGGCCGACGCGCGATTTCAGGTTACCTGCCTGCGTAAGGCGGGCGATGTGCTGCTCCGCATCCTGGAAGACAAGGTCGATTTGCTCATCGTTGACCTCGACCTGTCGGGGATCCACGGCATCGACTTGGTGCCCATCGTGCGGCGGAGCAGACCGCGCCTTCCCATCGTGGTCATCTCGCGCGATTTCAACTACCAGGTCCGCCAGATGGTGGCCCAGGAAGGCGTTACCTACCAGATTTTCAAGCCGGTGGACATGCGGGAAGTGAACGAGGTGATCTCCACCGCCCGCAGCCTCCTGGCGTAG
- a CDS encoding sigma-54-dependent Fis family transcriptional regulator: MNETERLILVVDDEEDSLSSRLELLRNLGYSCIGVNSGHQALTVLREKKPWVILADLVMPHMSGIELLKAALEEDPDVVVVIYTGYASIDSAKKAIREGAFDYIPKPFSSDDLRIVVERALKYAELTRENSALRSQIEAGPRPDKIVGTSDAIKKILEQVRKVARTSANVMVTGESGTGKELVARAIHYYSSRAARPFVAVDCAALPENLLESELFGYERGAFTGAVTTKEGLIEIAHGGTLFLDEIAEMSYNLQGKLLRVLEELEFRRLGGKKLIGVDIRVVSATNIDPEEAVASKRLRHELYYRLCVVNIKVPPLRERAEDIPLLAYHFLREFSKSNQIEVGKISNEALLALQRYHWPGNVRELQNAIEHAVSMSTTGTLELRDLPEKVRSVGKASYPPTPTDLPFHEAKEQVVQRFEREYLERLIRRHGGNISRAAEAAGLNRKTIYRMLEEHNLSKEAIYAGDMRGEE; encoded by the coding sequence ATGAATGAGACCGAGCGACTGATTCTCGTCGTCGACGACGAAGAAGACTCTCTAAGTAGTCGCCTGGAGTTGTTGCGCAATCTGGGCTATTCGTGCATCGGCGTCAACAGCGGCCACCAGGCACTCACCGTGCTCAGAGAGAAGAAACCGTGGGTCATTCTCGCCGACTTGGTCATGCCGCATATGAGCGGCATCGAGTTGCTGAAGGCGGCACTGGAGGAGGACCCGGATGTCGTGGTGGTCATCTACACGGGGTACGCGTCCATCGACAGTGCCAAGAAGGCCATCCGTGAAGGGGCGTTTGACTACATCCCCAAGCCCTTCTCCAGCGATGATTTGCGCATCGTTGTGGAACGGGCACTGAAGTATGCCGAACTGACCCGCGAGAACTCCGCTTTGCGCTCCCAGATAGAGGCGGGGCCTCGCCCAGACAAGATTGTGGGCACCAGCGATGCCATCAAGAAGATTCTGGAGCAGGTGAGGAAAGTCGCGCGCACCAGTGCCAATGTGATGGTCACCGGCGAATCGGGCACAGGAAAGGAGCTCGTGGCGCGCGCCATTCACTATTACAGCAGCCGGGCTGCGCGGCCCTTCGTGGCAGTGGACTGTGCGGCCTTGCCGGAGAATCTCCTCGAAAGTGAACTTTTTGGGTATGAGCGCGGTGCCTTCACCGGCGCGGTGACGACGAAAGAGGGGCTCATCGAGATCGCCCATGGCGGCACGCTCTTCCTCGATGAAATTGCCGAGATGAGCTACAACCTCCAGGGGAAGCTGCTGCGGGTGCTGGAAGAGCTGGAATTTCGGCGCCTGGGCGGCAAGAAGCTCATCGGGGTCGACATCCGCGTCGTGTCGGCCACCAACATCGACCCGGAAGAAGCCGTGGCAAGCAAACGACTTCGCCACGAGTTGTACTACCGCCTCTGCGTGGTGAACATCAAGGTGCCCCCGCTTCGTGAGCGTGCAGAGGACATTCCGCTCTTAGCCTACCACTTCCTGCGGGAATTCAGCAAATCAAACCAGATTGAGGTGGGCAAGATTTCAAACGAGGCCCTTTTGGCTCTGCAGCGCTACCACTGGCCAGGCAACGTCAGAGAGCTGCAGAATGCCATTGAGCACGCCGTCTCCATGTCCACCACGGGTACTTTGGAGCTGCGCGACCTTCCGGAAAAGGTCCGCTCCGTGGGGAAGGCTTCCTACCCGCCGACCCCCACGGATCTGCCTTTCCACGAGGCGAAAGAGCAGGTGGTACAGCGCTTTGAGCGTGAGTACTTGGAGCGGCTAATCCGCAGGCATGGCGGCAACATCTCCCGCGCTGCAGAGGCTGCAGGGCTAAACCGCAAGACTATCTACCGCATGCTCGAGGAGCACAATCTTAGCAAGGAAGCCATTTACGCAGGCGACATGCGCGGGGAGGAGTGA